A window of Campylobacter lari subsp. lari contains these coding sequences:
- a CDS encoding glycosyltransferase family 8 protein, translating into MLHIAFSCSIEYIKYCAVVITSILMHGSHKEEYRFYIITSSLISKSMLEQINIFEKKLNENYTVNISLFFINEDEYKNHPIYAGSTASFWRLKIADALPSDVDKCIFLGVDVLVLGDIKKLIEVDLQNKTVGMAPDCFNFKGFLRSMKSRDIKKPDFIFPYPECYSNVDVMLIDLKQWRQKNIAQQCELLFQHYIPKWVEQDLINAVLGDDIYELSPRWNFWIGGHYVIGRLGKKVTFKGESLKPYWKYTRSEFEQSERNIQIAHFTHCCRKPWVTPYSHLDQDFKFIKYPYYDTWWHIAMQTPVFKEELIEIYKTIENNKVDVYQNTVISQIKSLQVKIKDNELKLVQIQTSNNTLNNTIKEKDSIIKSNITQLNQIQSKLSFQTKYGTAKTRIQNQLSYKLGQAMIVNSKSFLGYLIMPMALLSIMISHKQEQKVYQEKIKKVPSLKLPILEDYPDYKEALKLKNHLSYKLGQALIQANKTWYKGGYVKMWFEIRKLKRVVGKV; encoded by the coding sequence ATGTTGCATATTGCTTTTTCATGTAGTATTGAGTATATTAAGTATTGTGCTGTTGTAATTACAAGTATATTAATGCATGGAAGTCATAAAGAAGAGTATCGTTTTTATATTATAACTTCGTCTCTAATAAGCAAGTCAATGTTGGAACAAATTAATATTTTTGAAAAAAAGCTTAATGAAAACTATACTGTCAATATTTCATTATTTTTTATTAATGAAGATGAGTACAAAAATCATCCAATTTATGCAGGTTCTACTGCAAGTTTTTGGCGGCTAAAAATTGCAGACGCATTACCTAGTGATGTTGATAAATGTATTTTTTTAGGTGTTGATGTTTTAGTACTTGGGGATATAAAAAAACTCATTGAAGTGGATTTGCAAAATAAAACAGTTGGCATGGCGCCAGATTGCTTTAATTTTAAAGGCTTTCTAAGAAGTATGAAATCAAGGGACATAAAAAAACCAGATTTTATTTTTCCTTATCCAGAGTGCTATTCAAATGTAGATGTGATGTTGATTGATCTTAAACAATGGAGACAAAAGAATATTGCGCAGCAATGCGAATTATTATTTCAGCATTATATTCCAAAATGGGTAGAACAAGATTTGATAAATGCTGTATTGGGTGATGATATTTATGAATTATCACCAAGATGGAATTTTTGGATAGGTGGTCATTATGTTATAGGTAGATTAGGAAAAAAAGTAACTTTTAAAGGAGAAAGTTTAAAACCATATTGGAAATATACACGTAGTGAATTTGAACAGTCTGAAAGGAATATTCAAATTGCTCATTTTACGCATTGTTGTAGAAAGCCTTGGGTTACACCTTATTCTCACCTAGATCAAGACTTTAAATTTATAAAATATCCTTATTATGATACTTGGTGGCATATCGCAATGCAAACTCCAGTATTTAAAGAAGAATTAATTGAGATATATAAAACAATTGAAAATAACAAAGTAGATGTTTATCAAAATACTGTTATTTCTCAAATAAAATCCTTACAAGTAAAAATAAAAGACAATGAATTAAAATTAGTACAAATTCAAACTTCTAATAATACTCTTAACAATACTATCAAAGAAAAAGATAGTATTATAAAATCCAATATAACTCAACTCAATCAAATCCAATCTAAATTATCTTTCCAAACTAAATATGGCACAGCTAAAACAAGAATTCAAAACCAACTCTCTTATAAACTAGGTCAAGCTATGATAGTTAATTCTAAATCTTTCCTAGGTTACTTAATAATGCCTATGGCATTATTAAGTATAATGATTTCACATAAACAAGAACAAAAAGTCTATCAAGAAAAAATAAAAAAAGTTCCTTCTTTAAAACTACCTATATTAGAAGATTATCCTGATTACAAAGAAGCTTTAAAATTAAAAAATCATCTTTCTTATAAACTAGGACAAGCTCTTATACAAGCTAATAAAACTTGGTATAAGGGTGGATATGTTAAGATGTGGTTTGAGATTAGGAAATTGAAAAGGGTGGTTGGAAAGGTATAA
- the rfbF gene encoding glucose-1-phosphate cytidylyltransferase, protein MKVLILAGGLGTRLSEETGLKPKPMVEIGGKPILWHIMKIYSYYGFNDFIILTGYKGHIIKDYFINYYTQYSDITVDMSDNSVQIHNTRHEPWRVTMLYTGQDSMTGGRILHAKDYVGDGTFMLTYGDGVSDVNINELIKFHKNHGKAITMTSVLPEGKFGALDIDNSTNRIKSFTEKPKGDASLNNAGWINGGFFVCEPKVFDYIKEGDMTVFEQAPLRNLAQDGELYSYQHHGFWKCMDTLKDKNDLTKMWMENKAPWALWNN, encoded by the coding sequence ATGAAAGTGTTAATTTTGGCAGGTGGTCTTGGAACAAGGCTTTCTGAGGAAACAGGTTTAAAGCCAAAACCGATGGTAGAAATAGGTGGAAAACCTATTTTATGGCATATAATGAAAATTTATAGTTATTATGGATTTAATGACTTTATTATTTTGACAGGGTATAAAGGACATATTATAAAAGATTATTTTATAAACTACTATACACAATACAGTGATATAACGGTAGATATGTCAGATAATTCTGTTCAAATTCATAATACTAGACATGAACCATGGAGAGTAACTATGCTTTATACTGGGCAAGATTCCATGACAGGTGGTAGGATTTTGCATGCTAAAGATTATGTGGGTGATGGGACTTTTATGCTTACTTATGGTGATGGTGTTAGTGATGTAAATATCAATGAACTAATAAAATTTCATAAAAACCACGGCAAAGCTATCACAATGACTTCTGTGCTTCCTGAGGGAAAATTTGGCGCTTTGGATATTGATAATTCAACAAACCGTATAAAAAGTTTTACAGAAAAACCAAAAGGTGATGCTAGTTTAAATAATGCAGGATGGATAAACGGTGGTTTTTTTGTATGTGAACCTAAAGTGTTTGACTATATTAAAGAAGGCGATATGACAGTTTTTGAACAAGCACCATTAAGAAATTTAGCACAAGATGGTGAGCTTTATAGCTACCAACACCATGGTTTTTGGAAATGTATGGATACTTTAAAAGATAAAAACGATCTTACAAAAATGTGGATGGAAAATAAAGCTCCATGGGCTTTATGGAACAATTAA
- the rfbH gene encoding lipopolysaccharide biosynthesis protein RfbH has product MNSDALKQDILNKVKEYYKLYHINKQTRFIEGKTKINYAGRVFDEKEMENLIDSSLDFWLTAGRYSEQFEKNLANFLGVKWAFLVNSGSSANLLAFYTLTSPLLKEKQIKRGDEVITVAAGFPTTIAPVVQYGAVPVFVDMELQFANVDVTQLEKALSSKTKAIMIAHSLGNPFNIKAIKEFCDKNNLWLIEDNCDALGSKYDDKYTGTWGDIGTSSFYPAHHITMGEGGAVYTNNPLLKKIILSMRDWGRDCWCKGGKDNTCGCRFTQQFGSLPKGYDHKYVYSHFGFNLKATDMQAAIGCAQLEKLPEFIEKRQKNYQKLYNGLKNLSELHLVETQPNSQPSWFGFMITLKDGVKFTRNEFTSFLEECNIQTRTLFAGNIIRHPVFDSLEKDRDYRVVGNLEVTEKIMNDSFWIGVYPGMSEEMIEYMICKIQEFCAKQK; this is encoded by the coding sequence ATGAATTCTGATGCATTAAAACAAGATATTTTAAATAAAGTCAAAGAGTACTATAAGTTATATCATATAAATAAACAAACACGGTTTATAGAAGGAAAAACTAAGATAAATTATGCAGGGCGTGTTTTTGATGAGAAAGAAATGGAGAATTTAATTGATAGTTCATTAGATTTTTGGCTCACTGCTGGAAGATACTCTGAACAGTTTGAAAAAAATCTTGCTAATTTTTTAGGAGTGAAATGGGCCTTTTTAGTTAATTCTGGTTCATCTGCAAATTTATTGGCCTTTTATACCTTAACTTCGCCATTGCTAAAGGAAAAACAAATTAAAAGAGGCGATGAAGTTATAACTGTAGCTGCAGGATTTCCAACAACAATTGCCCCTGTTGTCCAATATGGAGCAGTTCCTGTTTTTGTTGATATGGAATTGCAATTTGCTAATGTTGATGTAACTCAACTTGAAAAAGCTTTAAGTTCTAAAACTAAAGCGATTATGATCGCACATAGCTTGGGTAATCCTTTCAATATTAAAGCTATTAAAGAGTTTTGTGATAAAAATAATCTTTGGTTGATTGAGGATAATTGTGATGCATTAGGTTCTAAATATGATGATAAATATACTGGTACTTGGGGAGATATAGGTACAAGTTCATTTTACCCAGCTCATCATATAACCATGGGAGAGGGTGGAGCTGTTTATACTAACAATCCTTTGCTTAAAAAAATTATATTATCTATGAGAGATTGGGGGAGAGATTGTTGGTGTAAAGGAGGAAAAGATAATACTTGTGGTTGTCGCTTTACTCAGCAGTTTGGAAGTTTACCAAAGGGATATGATCATAAATATGTATATTCTCATTTTGGTTTTAATTTAAAGGCTACAGATATGCAAGCTGCGATAGGTTGTGCTCAGCTTGAAAAGCTTCCTGAATTTATAGAAAAAAGACAAAAAAATTATCAAAAACTATATAATGGACTAAAAAATCTTAGTGAACTTCATTTGGTAGAAACACAGCCAAATTCTCAACCAAGTTGGTTTGGTTTTATGATTACTCTAAAAGATGGTGTAAAATTTACTCGTAACGAATTTACTAGTTTCTTGGAAGAATGTAATATTCAAACAAGAACATTATTTGCGGGTAATATTATAAGACATCCTGTTTTTGATTCTTTAGAAAAGGATAGGGATTATAGAGTAGTAGGAAATTTAGAGGTAACAGAAAAAATAATGAATGATAGTTTTTGGATCGGGGTTTATCCAGGTATGAGTGAAGAAATGATTGAATATATGATATGCAAAATTCAAGAATTTTGTGCAAAACAAAAGTAA
- a CDS encoding NAD-dependent epimerase/dehydratase family protein: MNSYNCLDNPIVIEDLEYIYNSLTKVEKQKFDNTTILFTGCAGFLGFYFINFFVKYSKDLNIKKIIALDNFMLRKPKWLEHLSNDYSDILELHKFDIINDKIDLLKDAHSADLIIHAASIASPMFYRTYPIETLDANIWGLRSLLDFYKNKNIKGFLFFSSSEIYGDPDISQIPTDEEYRGNVACVGPRACYDESKRFGETMCSLFAQKFNMPITIARPFNNYGPGMSIGDKRVPADFAKAVIEGKNIEILSDGSPKRTFCYIADAIVGYLKVLVHGKFDYFNIGIDKPEISIKELSYIYAKYSKEIFNFEPQVNFAVSEDKNYLKDNPNRRCPIIDKARNKLQYNPTILVGDGVRRFLKFLKIEKENGELL, from the coding sequence ATGAATTCTTATAATTGCTTAGATAATCCAATAGTAATAGAGGATTTAGAGTATATTTATAATTCTCTAACCAAAGTTGAAAAACAAAAATTTGATAACACTACAATTTTATTTACAGGGTGTGCAGGTTTTTTGGGATTTTATTTTATTAATTTTTTTGTAAAATATTCAAAAGATTTAAATATAAAAAAAATTATTGCATTAGATAACTTTATGCTTAGAAAGCCAAAATGGTTAGAACACTTATCGAATGATTATTCTGATATTTTAGAGCTTCATAAATTTGATATTATAAATGATAAAATCGATCTTTTAAAAGATGCTCATAGTGCTGATTTGATAATTCATGCTGCAAGTATTGCAAGTCCTATGTTTTATCGTACTTATCCTATAGAGACTCTAGATGCAAATATCTGGGGGTTACGCTCTTTGCTTGATTTTTATAAAAATAAAAACATTAAAGGATTTTTATTTTTTTCTAGTTCTGAAATTTATGGTGATCCTGATATTAGTCAAATTCCAACTGATGAGGAATATAGAGGTAATGTAGCTTGTGTAGGTCCTAGAGCATGTTATGATGAGTCTAAAAGATTTGGAGAGACAATGTGTTCTTTATTTGCACAAAAGTTTAATATGCCAATTACTATAGCAAGACCTTTTAATAACTATGGTCCAGGAATGAGTATAGGAGATAAAAGAGTACCTGCAGATTTTGCTAAAGCAGTTATAGAAGGTAAAAATATAGAAATTCTTAGTGATGGATCTCCAAAAAGAACTTTTTGTTACATTGCTGATGCTATTGTAGGATATTTAAAGGTTTTAGTCCATGGAAAATTTGATTATTTTAATATAGGCATTGATAAACCTGAAATTTCTATAAAAGAGTTATCATATATATATGCTAAATATTCAAAAGAAATTTTTAATTTTGAGCCACAAGTTAACTTTGCTGTTTCAGAAGATAAAAATTATTTAAAAGATAATCCAAATCGTAGATGTCCAATTATTGATAAAGCTAGAAATAAATTGCAATATAATCCTACTATTTTAGTCGGAGATGGTGTGAGAAGATTTTTAAAATTTTTGAAAATTGAAAAAGAAAACGGAGAGCTTTTATGA
- a CDS encoding UDP-glucose dehydrogenase family protein, with protein MKSLKVAVFGLGFVGLTTAVGFAKKGFDVIGYEIDKNKALLLNDGKIPFHEEGLPEALNDVLEKKLKITNDVTEALEEAKIIFYCIGTPMSEDGSADLSFLLDALKTTAENLDKCQKEPILVIKSTVPPSSCKEVFIPHLEFLGLSVGQKCHLVNNPEFLREGFAYSDFMNPDRVVIGSQDAQIFQELEDLYKPFNSPIFFTSLNTGEFIKYLSNTTLSLNISYANEMSMIAQNIGDIDVISAFKILHSDKRFSGNPSDITSYLYPGMGFGGYCLPKDTLALYKKSKDKGYEAKILNDILKINDEILDFYAYKIQKEVSKDKKIAILGLSFKPGSDDVRDTKSATLISKLLNLGFENIYAYDPIANDVFAKTYDYKLYYKNNLDEIVSECDVLVIATAWMEFKPLIERQDKIVYNLRWIK; from the coding sequence ATGAAGTCGTTAAAAGTAGCAGTTTTTGGATTGGGTTTTGTTGGTCTTACTACAGCAGTTGGATTTGCAAAAAAAGGCTTTGATGTTATTGGATATGAGATAGATAAAAATAAAGCTTTGTTGCTTAACGATGGAAAAATACCATTTCATGAAGAAGGATTACCAGAAGCATTAAATGATGTTTTGGAAAAAAAATTGAAAATCACTAATGATGTAACAGAAGCATTAGAAGAAGCTAAAATTATATTTTATTGTATTGGTACACCTATGAGTGAAGATGGAAGTGCTGATTTGAGTTTTTTATTAGATGCACTTAAGACAACTGCAGAAAATTTAGATAAATGCCAAAAAGAGCCGATTTTGGTAATAAAATCTACAGTTCCACCTTCAAGTTGCAAAGAAGTTTTTATCCCACATTTAGAATTTTTAGGTCTTAGTGTAGGGCAAAAATGCCATCTTGTAAATAACCCTGAATTTTTAAGAGAAGGGTTTGCTTATAGTGATTTTATGAATCCCGATAGGGTGGTTATTGGTAGTCAGGATGCACAAATTTTTCAAGAGTTAGAAGATTTGTATAAGCCTTTTAATTCGCCTATATTTTTTACTTCTTTAAATACAGGTGAATTTATTAAATATCTTAGTAATACTACTTTAAGTCTAAATATAAGTTATGCTAATGAAATGAGCATGATTGCGCAAAATATAGGTGATATAGATGTTATAAGTGCTTTTAAAATATTACATAGTGATAAAAGATTTAGTGGAAATCCTAGTGATATAACTAGTTATTTATATCCTGGAATGGGTTTTGGTGGATATTGCTTACCTAAGGATACTCTTGCTTTATATAAAAAAAGCAAAGATAAAGGATATGAAGCAAAAATTTTAAATGATATTTTAAAAATTAATGATGAAATTCTTGATTTTTACGCTTATAAAATACAAAAAGAAGTTTCTAAGGATAAAAAAATTGCAATTTTAGGTCTAAGTTTTAAGCCAGGAAGTGATGATGTAAGAGATACTAAATCTGCTACCTTGATTTCTAAACTTTTAAATTTGGGTTTTGAAAATATATATGCTTATGATCCTATAGCAAATGATGTGTTTGCTAAGACTTATGATTATAAATTGTATTATAAAAATAATCTTGATGAGATCGTTTCTGAATGTGATGTTTTAGTTATAGCTACAGCTTGGATGGAGTTCAAACCTTTGATCGAAAGACAAGATAAGATTGTTTATAATTTAAGATGGATAAAATAA
- a CDS encoding NAD-dependent epimerase/dehydratase family protein, protein MKILVTGATGFIGTNFILQMHDRYEIVALVRKNSNIDKIRDYCKICYYEDFAVLKENLQKEQIDGVLHLATLYLKHHRSEDLKDLIDSNILFGVELLEILYLIGFSGWFINIGTFWQFYQNLSNNPLNLYAATKTAFLNIANYYIQIAKYKFVTILLNDTYGPNDWRPKIINLWKKSLETKEVIRMSGGEQIIDMLYIDDVINAFEKCINNFENKKNINNTIYALHSKERITLKQLSNIFEECVQEKLNIIWGVLPYSNRENFIPFEGGEKLPNWEQNISLREGFLKILC, encoded by the coding sequence GTGAAAATTTTAGTAACTGGTGCAACTGGTTTTATAGGGACTAATTTTATACTACAAATGCATGATAGATACGAGATTGTTGCATTAGTAAGAAAGAACAGCAATATAGATAAAATCAGAGATTATTGCAAAATTTGCTATTATGAAGATTTTGCTGTGCTAAAAGAAAACCTTCAAAAAGAACAAATAGATGGAGTTTTACATCTTGCGACTTTATATTTAAAGCATCATAGGTCTGAAGATTTAAAAGATTTAATTGATTCTAATATTTTATTTGGTGTTGAATTATTGGAAATTTTATATTTAATTGGTTTTTCTGGTTGGTTTATAAATATTGGAACTTTTTGGCAATTCTATCAAAACTTGTCAAACAATCCTCTTAATTTATATGCAGCAACAAAAACAGCTTTTTTAAATATTGCAAATTATTATATTCAGATTGCTAAATATAAATTTGTAACTATTTTATTAAATGATACATATGGACCAAATGATTGGCGTCCAAAAATTATTAATTTATGGAAAAAGTCTTTAGAGACTAAAGAAGTTATCAGAATGAGTGGTGGAGAACAAATTATTGATATGCTTTATATTGACGATGTTATTAATGCTTTTGAAAAATGTATTAATAACTTTGAGAATAAAAAAAATATAAATAATACAATTTATGCTTTACATTCAAAAGAAAGAATTACCTTGAAGCAGTTATCAAATATCTTTGAAGAATGTGTTCAAGAAAAATTAAATATTATTTGGGGTGTATTACCTTATTCTAATAGAGAAAATTTTATACCTTTTGAAGGTGGAGAAAAGCTACCAAATTGGGAACAAAATATAAGCCTTAGAGAAGGTTTTTTAAAGATATTATGTTAG
- the cysQ gene encoding 3'(2'),5'-bisphosphate nucleotidase CysQ, producing MFSQINLKDITSIAIKAGANVLEIYNQDFKIFYKDDNSPLSEADIISNEIICKELAKFNIPILSEENKTIPYEQRKNWEYFWCIDPIDGTKEFINKNGEFTINIALIYKDTPVLGVVYAPALDLLYSAKKGEGAFKNGIKLPLQRNDDFLKIVASKSHLNEQTKNFVDSIQTTKQKEFISMGSSLKLCLVASNEADIYPRLAPTMEWDVAAADAIVREVGKMTYDFYTKKPLVYNKENLLNPYFIVE from the coding sequence ATGTTTAGTCAGATTAACTTAAAAGATATAACCTCCATAGCTATAAAAGCAGGTGCAAATGTCTTAGAAATTTATAATCAAGATTTTAAAATTTTTTATAAAGATGATAATTCACCTTTAAGTGAAGCAGATATCATCTCAAATGAGATTATTTGCAAAGAGCTTGCTAAATTTAACATTCCTATACTTTCAGAAGAAAATAAAACTATACCTTATGAACAAAGAAAAAATTGGGAATATTTTTGGTGTATAGATCCAATTGATGGTACTAAAGAGTTTATTAACAAAAATGGAGAATTTACTATAAATATAGCTTTGATTTATAAAGATACTCCAGTTTTGGGTGTAGTTTATGCTCCAGCATTGGATTTGCTATATAGTGCTAAAAAGGGTGAAGGCGCTTTTAAAAATGGCATAAAGTTACCTTTACAAAGAAATGACGATTTTTTAAAAATTGTAGCTAGTAAATCACACTTAAATGAGCAAACAAAAAATTTTGTAGATAGTATTCAAACAACCAAGCAAAAAGAGTTTATCTCTATGGGAAGTTCTTTAAAGCTATGCTTGGTAGCTAGTAATGAGGCAGATATTTACCCAAGATTAGCTCCTACTATGGAGTGGGATGTAGCTGCTGCTGATGCTATAGTCAGAGAGGTTGGGAAAATGACCTATGATTTTTATACCAAAAAACCTTTAGTGTATAATAAAGAAAATTTATTAAATCCATATTTTATAGTGGAGTAA
- the cysD gene encoding sulfate adenylyltransferase subunit CysD, whose translation MTHLEYLESESIHIIREVIAEFEKPAMLYSIGKDSSVMLHLLQKAFYPSLPPLPLVHVDTTWKFKEMIEFRDKRAKELGMELIVYQNPKIKELNLSPFTHGSSMHTDIAKTQGLKQMLDLYQFDAVFGGARRDEEKSRAKERIYSFRDENHSWDPKNQRPELWDIYNGRHKKGESIRVFPLSNWTELDIWQYIYKENIPLPSLYFAKKRPVVEYMGAKILVDDERMPKELAKNAKEELVRFRTLGCYPLTGAINSNASNVLEIIEELLLSKTSERQGRLIDTDEEASMEKKKKEGYF comes from the coding sequence ATGACCCATTTAGAGTATTTAGAATCAGAGTCTATTCATATTATCCGTGAGGTGATAGCCGAGTTTGAAAAACCAGCTATGCTTTATAGTATAGGTAAAGACAGCTCGGTTATGCTTCATCTTTTACAAAAAGCATTTTACCCAAGCTTACCTCCACTTCCTTTGGTGCATGTAGATACCACATGGAAATTTAAAGAGATGATAGAATTTAGAGACAAACGCGCCAAAGAGCTTGGTATGGAGCTTATAGTCTATCAAAATCCTAAAATCAAAGAATTAAATCTTTCTCCATTTACACATGGCTCTTCTATGCATACAGATATTGCTAAAACACAAGGTTTAAAACAAATGCTTGATTTGTATCAATTTGATGCGGTATTTGGTGGTGCAAGAAGAGATGAAGAAAAATCGCGCGCAAAGGAAAGAATTTATTCTTTTCGTGATGAAAATCACTCATGGGATCCAAAAAATCAACGCCCAGAATTATGGGATATTTACAACGGTCGTCATAAAAAAGGTGAATCCATAAGAGTTTTTCCGCTTAGTAATTGGACTGAACTTGATATATGGCAGTATATTTACAAAGAAAATATTCCTTTACCAAGTCTTTATTTTGCTAAAAAACGACCAGTAGTAGAGTACATGGGGGCTAAAATTTTAGTTGATGATGAGCGTATGCCAAAAGAACTTGCTAAAAATGCCAAAGAAGAATTAGTTCGTTTTAGAACTCTAGGTTGCTACCCACTAACTGGAGCTATAAATTCAAATGCCAGCAATGTTTTAGAAATCATCGAAGAGCTTTTACTTTCTAAAACAAGTGAAAGACAAGGTAGGCTTATAGATACCGATGAAGAAGCAAGTATGGAAAAAAAGAAAAAAGAAGGGTATTTTTGA
- the cysN gene encoding sulfate adenylyltransferase subunit CysN: protein MKTNVERYLKEHENKELCRFITCGSVDDGKSTLIGRMLYDAKMLFEDQILSLEKDSKKLGNAGEKLDFALLVDGLASEREQGITIDVAYRFFTSEKRKFIIADTPGHEQYTRNMATGASTADIAIILVDARKGVLAQTKRHSYIASLLGIKQFIIAVNKMDLIDYNQEIFNIICKNYQEILPYLKNHECIKTHFVPICALDGDNIASKSINMPWYNGKTLSELLDTLPIATSLSDEFIMSVQYVNRPHLNFRGFCGNIASGSINIKDEVVILPSLKTSKIKQIITPSIKSLNIPDKNEKVQSAKNASFPSAITLTLEDEIDISRGDVIASKNHSIEISNSFKAMVIWMSEVKFNLNENYLIKIANLTANVVFEKIDFKKDINTFKEFQSDELKLNDIAKCTLKLNKKTALKAYKDNKTLGSFIIIDKYSNETLAAGMVEEILVSEEKSRFYTQAEIELNAYIRKNYPEWECKKI from the coding sequence ATGAAAACAAATGTAGAAAGATACCTAAAAGAACATGAAAATAAAGAGCTTTGTAGATTTATTACTTGTGGTAGTGTAGATGATGGTAAATCAACCCTTATAGGTAGAATGCTTTATGATGCAAAAATGCTTTTTGAAGATCAAATTTTATCTTTAGAAAAAGATAGTAAAAAGCTTGGTAATGCAGGGGAAAAGCTTGATTTTGCACTTTTAGTAGATGGTCTTGCAAGTGAGAGAGAGCAAGGTATAACTATAGATGTAGCATATAGATTTTTCACAAGTGAAAAAAGAAAATTCATCATAGCAGATACCCCAGGCCATGAGCAATACACTAGAAATATGGCAACAGGTGCTAGTACAGCTGATATTGCCATCATACTTGTAGATGCAAGAAAAGGGGTTTTAGCTCAAACTAAAAGACATTCTTATATAGCGAGTTTGCTTGGTATAAAACAATTTATTATTGCTGTGAATAAAATGGATTTGATTGATTATAATCAAGAAATTTTTAATATAATCTGTAAAAATTATCAAGAAATTCTACCATACTTAAAAAATCATGAGTGTATTAAAACCCACTTTGTTCCTATATGTGCATTAGATGGAGACAACATAGCTTCTAAAAGTATTAATATGCCTTGGTATAATGGAAAAACCTTATCTGAGCTTTTAGATACTTTGCCTATTGCTACTAGTTTAAGTGATGAGTTTATCATGAGTGTGCAATATGTCAATCGCCCTCATTTAAATTTTAGAGGTTTTTGTGGAAATATTGCTAGTGGTAGTATAAATATCAAAGATGAAGTTGTGATTTTACCTTCTTTAAAAACAAGTAAAATAAAACAAATCATCACACCTAGTATTAAAAGCCTAAATATACCTGATAAAAATGAAAAGGTTCAAAGTGCTAAAAATGCTAGCTTTCCAAGTGCTATAACTTTAACTTTAGAAGATGAGATAGACATTTCAAGAGGCGATGTAATAGCTTCTAAAAATCATAGCATAGAAATTTCAAATTCTTTTAAAGCTATGGTAATATGGATGAGTGAGGTTAAATTTAATTTAAATGAAAACTATCTTATCAAAATAGCAAATTTAACTGCCAATGTAGTATTTGAAAAAATTGATTTTAAAAAAGACATTAATACTTTCAAAGAATTTCAAAGCGATGAATTAAAACTCAATGATATTGCTAAATGCACCTTAAAGCTTAATAAAAAAACAGCTCTTAAAGCTTATAAGGACAATAAAACTTTAGGAAGTTTTATCATCATAGATAAATACTCTAATGAAACCTTAGCAGCGGGTATGGTAGAAGAAATTTTAGTAAGCGAAGAAAAGAGTAGATTTTACACTCAAGCAGAAATAGAACTTAATGCTTACATTAGAAAAAACTATCCTGAATGGGAATGTAAAAAAATATGA